The following proteins are co-located in the Paralichthys olivaceus isolate ysfri-2021 chromosome 10, ASM2471397v2, whole genome shotgun sequence genome:
- the LOC138411796 gene encoding olfactory receptor 52B2-like produces MVDNVSVVAMFTLSGLSGTMHYRVTLFILTLLCYCVIWLINVTIIVTIIVDKNLHEPMYIFLCNLCINGLYGTAGFYPKFLSDLLSSSHVISYAGCLLQGFVLHSSAVAELSILVLMAYDRYVAICQPLMYHSVMTKGKIGLFVFFAWFIPHYLVLVGTITTSITKICGSHIPKIYCINYLVNRLACTPPIASVIVPAFNYTVCIIHIGFIVWSYMYLIRKCLGSAENRSKFMQTCLPHLLCLNTFAFSMFFDLMYVRFGTSAIPQGVKNFMAIEFLVIPPILNPLIYGLKLTQIRNRIVQFFKGRTDM; encoded by the coding sequence gTTGTGTTACTGCGTGATCTGGCTGATAAATGTGACCATCATCGTTACGATCATCGTGGATAAAAACCTTCATGAACCCATGTACATCTTCCTCTGTAATCTGTGCATTAACGGACTGTATGGGACTGcaggcttttatccaaagttcCTCAGCGacctcctgtcttcctctcatgTCATCTCTTACGCTGGATGTCTCCTGCAGGGTTTTGTGCTGCACTCTTCAGCTGTTGCAGAGTTGTCTATTCTTGTATTAATGGCGTATGACAGATATGTGGCTATATGTCAGCCTCTGATGTACCACTCAGTGATGACGAAGGGAAAAATaggcctgtttgtgttttttgcgtGGTTCATACCTCACTATCTGGTGCTGGTGGGCACTATAACAACATCAATTACCAAAATATGTGGCTCACATATTCCAAAAATCTACTGTATTAATTATTTGGTGAACAGACTTGCTTGTACTCCCCCAATAGCAAGTGTCATTGTTCCAGCTTTTAATTACACTGTTTGTATAATCCACATAGGCTTTATTGTTTGGTCTTATATGTATCTGATAAGAAAATGCCTTGGCTCTGCTGAGAACAGAAGCAAGTTTATGCAAACCTGTCTGCCACATTTACTCTGTTTGAATACTTTTGCCTTTAGtatgttttttgatttgatgtACGTGAGATTTGGCACGAGTGCGATACCTCAGGGTGTCAAGAATTTTATGGCAATAGAGTTTCTGGTGATTCCTCCGATCCTCAATCCCCTCATATATGGTCTCAAACTGACACAAATACGAAACAGAATTGTGCAGTTTTTTAAAGGGAGAACTGACATGTGA